From a single Acidimicrobiales bacterium genomic region:
- a CDS encoding branched-chain amino acid ABC transporter ATP-binding protein/permease — protein MGRAGRLRRWAPTAALVAFLLWFGPAQAGNRKWLDLGVEALVLAVAATGLNVLTGYTGLLSLGHAGFFVAGGYAGAVLGPYLLGEGSFLPDVVVRNGPWFGPVFAAAVAAALGVVLALACCHLRGFHLTVVTLAFGTLVPAVVVLASGPLGGLAGRALERVPDTRNAFLARSHILAGVYYTAAVVLLAALWASRNLARSRWGRALGAVRDSDVAARASGIDPYRHRVGAFAVSAAIVGVAGWVGALRTLTVSSGSALDVQTESFRYVVTVALGGAGTLAGPVVGAFALTFGLGLDVVQERFRDRLGLVFGAVALAVVAVAPSGLVGAFRRWVPASARPDAADVEAGEAGDAAPDPSVAPPADGTPVLRVRGLARSFGGVRALAGVDLEVAAGTVHAVVGPNGSGKSTFVDVVTGVVPATGGRVELCGRDITRLPAFRRTAAGMGRTFQSVRVWPRMTVLENVLAGAHVRGSAGLGRCLLGLGRAEERRLRARAAVLLARVGLEGRAADPAGALTLSEQRRLELARALAGEPVLLLLDEPAAGLDPAEVEALGGLIRSLAASGRAIVVVEHHVATVFSLAGTVTVLDGGATLVSGPPARVAADPRVRDVYLGPVP, from the coding sequence GTGGGCCGGGCGGGCCGGCTGCGCCGGTGGGCGCCGACCGCCGCCCTGGTCGCCTTCCTCCTGTGGTTCGGGCCGGCCCAGGCGGGCAACCGAAAGTGGCTCGACCTGGGGGTGGAGGCGCTGGTCCTCGCCGTCGCCGCCACCGGTCTCAACGTGCTGACCGGGTACACCGGGCTGCTCTCGCTGGGCCACGCCGGGTTCTTCGTCGCCGGCGGGTACGCGGGCGCCGTCCTCGGGCCGTACCTGCTCGGCGAGGGGTCGTTCCTCCCCGACGTCGTCGTCCGCAACGGGCCCTGGTTCGGGCCCGTGTTCGCCGCCGCCGTGGCCGCCGCCCTCGGGGTGGTGCTGGCCCTGGCCTGCTGCCACCTGCGGGGGTTCCACCTCACGGTGGTGACCCTCGCCTTCGGCACGCTGGTGCCGGCCGTCGTGGTGCTCGCCTCGGGCCCCCTCGGTGGCCTGGCGGGGCGGGCCCTGGAGCGCGTCCCGGACACCCGCAACGCCTTCCTCGCCCGCTCGCACATCCTGGCCGGCGTCTACTACACGGCCGCCGTCGTCCTGCTCGCCGCCCTGTGGGCGAGCCGGAACCTGGCCCGCAGCCGTTGGGGGCGGGCCCTGGGAGCGGTTCGCGACTCCGACGTGGCCGCCCGGGCCAGCGGCATCGACCCCTACCGCCACCGCGTGGGCGCCTTCGCGGTGTCGGCCGCCATCGTGGGGGTGGCCGGCTGGGTCGGCGCCCTGCGCACGCTCACCGTCAGCTCGGGCAGCGCGCTGGACGTCCAGACGGAGTCGTTCCGCTACGTCGTCACCGTGGCGCTGGGCGGCGCCGGCACCCTGGCCGGGCCCGTCGTCGGCGCCTTCGCCCTCACCTTCGGGCTGGGCCTGGACGTGGTGCAGGAACGGTTCCGGGACCGCCTGGGGCTGGTGTTCGGCGCCGTGGCCCTGGCCGTGGTCGCCGTCGCCCCGTCCGGCCTGGTGGGCGCCTTCCGCCGCTGGGTGCCGGCATCCGCCCGCCCCGACGCGGCCGACGTCGAGGCGGGCGAGGCGGGCGATGCCGCGCCGGACCCGTCGGTGGCGCCGCCTGCGGACGGCACGCCCGTCCTGCGGGTGCGGGGGCTGGCCCGGTCCTTCGGCGGCGTGCGCGCCCTGGCCGGCGTGGACCTGGAGGTGGCGGCCGGCACCGTGCACGCCGTGGTGGGCCCGAACGGGTCGGGCAAGTCGACCTTCGTCGACGTCGTGACCGGTGTCGTCCCCGCCACCGGCGGCCGGGTCGAGCTGTGCGGGCGGGACATCACCCGCCTGCCCGCCTTCCGGCGGACGGCGGCGGGCATGGGGCGGACGTTCCAGTCGGTCCGGGTGTGGCCCCGCATGACGGTCCTGGAGAACGTGCTGGCGGGCGCCCACGTGCGGGGCTCGGCCGGGCTGGGGCGCTGCCTGCTCGGGCTGGGCCGGGCCGAGGAGCGGCGGCTGCGGGCCCGGGCCGCCGTCCTGCTCGCCCGGGTGGGGCTGGAAGGGCGGGCGGCGGACCCCGCGGGGGCGCTCACCCTCTCCGAGCAGCGCCGCCTCGAGCTCGCCCGGGCCCTGGCCGGCGAACCCGTCCTCCTGCTGCTCGACGAGCCCGCCGCCGGCCTCGACCCCGCCGAGGTCGAGGCGCTGGGAGGGCTGATCCGGTCGTTGGCGGCCTCGGGCCGGGCCATCGTCGTGGTGGAGCACCACGTCGCGACGGTGTTCTCCCTGGCGGGGACGGTGACCGTTCTGGACGGCGGCGCCACGCTGGTCTCGGGGCCGCCCGCCCGGGTGGCGGCCGACCCCCGGGTGCGAGACGTCTACCTCGGCCCCGTGCCCTGA
- a CDS encoding branched-chain amino acid ABC transporter permease, which yields MTDVLQVVVSTATVGSALALVALGFGVVFAATGVVNFAQGPLLVVAGYGAYALTRAGLPVVAAFPLVVVGTAAAGAVVELVALRPLRRGTMPADVGAVLTTFAAGLVAVDLVRLLVDASPHRLPPLVGSVAGWEAGRVAGVAVTPADVLVVVVTLAVVAGADVTQRRTAAGRALRAVAEDREAAALVGVNPRAVVTVAFAAAGALAALAAVLLAPRSFVRLENGLLLGLQGFVAAVLGGLGSARGALAGGYAVAAVSAVARTASPTGARYEYLLVFLLFLAVLAVRPTGLLGERGERLEKA from the coding sequence GTGACCGACGTCCTCCAGGTCGTCGTGTCGACGGCCACGGTGGGGTCGGCGCTGGCCCTGGTCGCCCTCGGGTTCGGCGTGGTGTTCGCCGCCACCGGCGTCGTCAACTTCGCCCAGGGGCCGCTGCTGGTGGTCGCCGGGTACGGCGCGTACGCGCTCACCCGGGCCGGGTTGCCGGTGGTGGCGGCGTTCCCGCTGGTCGTCGTGGGGACGGCGGCGGCGGGGGCGGTCGTCGAGCTGGTGGCGCTGCGCCCCCTGCGGCGCGGCACCATGCCGGCCGACGTCGGGGCCGTGCTCACCACCTTCGCGGCCGGGCTCGTCGCCGTCGACCTGGTGCGCCTGCTCGTCGACGCCTCGCCCCACCGCCTCCCCCCGCTGGTCGGCTCCGTCGCCGGGTGGGAGGCGGGCCGGGTGGCCGGCGTGGCCGTCACGCCGGCCGACGTGCTGGTGGTCGTGGTCACCCTGGCCGTCGTCGCCGGCGCCGACGTGACGCAGCGCCGCACCGCCGCCGGCCGCGCCCTGCGGGCCGTGGCCGAGGACCGGGAGGCGGCCGCCCTGGTCGGCGTGAACCCGCGGGCGGTGGTGACCGTTGCGTTCGCGGCCGCCGGCGCTCTCGCCGCGCTGGCGGCCGTGCTGCTGGCCCCCCGCTCGTTCGTCCGCCTGGAGAACGGCCTCCTCCTCGGGCTCCAGGGCTTCGTCGCCGCCGTCCTGGGCGGGCTGGGTTCGGCCCGCGGCGCGCTGGCCGGCGGGTACGCGGTCGCCGCCGTGTCCGCCGTGGCGAGGACGGCTTCGCCCACCGGGGCGCGCTACGAGTACCTGCTCGTGTTCCTCCTGTTCCTGGCCGTGCTGGCCGTGCGGCCCACGGGGCTGCTCGGGGAGCGGGGCGAACGCCTGGAGAAGGCGTAG
- a CDS encoding WhiB family transcriptional regulator, with protein MNLSWRQRAACRGVDPDIFYPASDEDADEAKGICGICPVREACLEYALVNRERDGVWGGATERERRRLIRQRRKSA; from the coding sequence ATGAACTTGTCCTGGCGCCAGCGGGCCGCCTGCCGTGGCGTCGACCCGGACATCTTCTACCCCGCCTCCGATGAGGACGCGGACGAGGCGAAGGGCATCTGCGGCATCTGCCCGGTGCGCGAGGCGTGCCTGGAGTACGCCCTGGTGAACCGCGAGCGCGACGGCGTCTGGGGCGGGGCGACCGAACGCGAGCGCCGGCGACTGATCCGCCAGCGGCGGAAGTCGGCATAA